CACCAGCAAGCCATGCATGGCCCCGTGCAAGCGTGGCAGCGTCAGATAGAAGGTCACGCCGCCCAGGGCATTGCGCTGAGCGGTCACCGCCCCCTGCAGCTGCTGAATAGGTGCCTGGACTAATTCCAGCGCTCCCGCCCGCACCGGCGTCGAGAAACCCAGCTCTAGCGAGACCTCATTGCCAACAGCATGGGCATAGAACCAGACTCGCCGCTCCTGCTCCTCCTCCGCACCGTCCTCAGCATGGACGCTGCTCCAGTTGGTGATCATGGCATAGCGCACGAGCTGCAACAGCGGACGGGCCAGGGCCTCCAGAATATCCTGATCCACCTCGGTCGTCTCGCCACGAGCTTCAAAGCGAACACGCTGACGCTGAGCGTCGGCACTCATCCGAATGGCCCGCCGAATGCGCGGTAGTAACACGGCCAGGGGCGCCGAGCGCAACAAGAGCGTCTCGCCACGCACCCGATTGGCAAGGTCCATGTGGCGACGGAGGACGCGATCAAGGCGAGCAAAGGCTGCGCGGACCTGGGCCGAGGCCGTGCTGACATCGGCAATCGCTTCAGCAAAGGCACGCAAGAGGACGTCGCTCTCGGTATAGCGATCAACTTCCATCTCGTCCCAAGAGGTTGTCTCGCGCGCTTTGAGCGCCAGAATGCTCAAACGCTGGCGCTGCTGAGCATGCGTCGGGACATGGCGGCCAGACTGCTCCGCCTCCTCCAGGATGCGCGCAACCAGCGACGACATCGGCTGCTGCGGGAGCGACCGGAGCGACAGGGGAGGAATGCGGCCTGCCTCGCTGAGCGAGAGAGGATTAAGAGAGAGCAGGGTCTCCAGATGCTGCAAGCGCGCCTGAGCGGCGTAAAGCTCCTGTAAGGCAGCCTCTAGCTCGCGGCGAGCGCTCTCCAGGGGTTCTCGCTGCTCGGCCAGGTGCTCACTATTGAGGACGAGCCGTTTGAGACGTTCAGCATCCACCAGCACCGAAGGCAGCGGCGAGCTGGATTCGCGCGGAGGGCGCGTGCGGAGATGGAAACGGGCAATCTCCTCACGCAACGGCGAGCGGGGCGCCAGCTCTTCTTCTTCGAGCAAGGCCGCCTCATCGGCAGCCGTGAGGGCGATCAGGCTTTCCGAGGGCGTGCGGCGCACATTGCCGAACTCATTGAGGGCCTCATAATCGGCCTCCAGCTCGGTGAGCGGGGTGCTACTCTCCTGTCCCGTCTCAACGATGCTTTGCAGCGTCGCCTCCAGCGCCCGCATGGCCTGCACCAGGGCCATCAGGCCAATCATCATGGGGACCGAGCCATCGCGCAGCGAGCCGACAAGCATCTCGATATAGTAGGCGATCGTCGACATGGATGGGCAGCCGACGGCGCCTGCGGTCCCTTTCAGCTTATGGGCGCTGCGGCGCAGGGCCTCCAGGTGGCCCTCATCAAGCCGGTCCTCTTGCTCCAGCTGGGCCAGAGCCTGGCGCATCAAGGCAATATCCTCATCGGCCTCGGCGACAAAAAGCACCAGCATATCGTCGAGACCCTCGTCAGCTGCGGACGAGCCAGCCCTCACCTCCTCCGCTCCAATGCTCGTGACCACTGCGTCGCCAGAGAGCTCGCTCCCCTCGCCAGCCACGGCAGCCGTAGCCGGCGACTCGGCGAGACCTTCTGGCGGCTCCAGATCTTCCATCTGGCGAAAAGCCTCGATGATCGCCAGATCTTCAGGCGTCAGTTGAGAGGCCTCCTCCAGCTCGGGCGATTCCGGCAGCTCGTCGTCCCGCAGCGTGTCCTCTGGCTCAGCCATGAGTCACCGCCCTCTCTATCTCGTGCACCACCTCAGCCAGCAAAGCCGGCACATCCAGCACGGGATCGGTACCTCGCAGGCCACGCAGCAGTTCGCGGCGCACAGGCAGCGCCTCACACTCTTCCAGCGGTGTATATTCCAGGGAGAGGATCGAGCCGATGGCTGGAACCAGCAGGCCGACCGGCTGGTCAGGATGGTCGGCAACCAGCAGCATGCCGTCGCCCGCGGAGACTGTGGAAGAACCGCAGAGGAAGCCAGGCAGATCAACGGCGGCAATCACTTCGCCACGCCAGGCCACCAGACCAGGCAACCAGGCCGGGGAAGCGGGCAGAACAGCAAAACGATGGGGAGGAGGCACCACTTCACAGAG
The sequence above is a segment of the Thermogemmatispora onikobensis genome. Coding sequences within it:
- a CDS encoding ATP-binding response regulator; this encodes MAEPEDTLRDDELPESPELEEASQLTPEDLAIIEAFRQMEDLEPPEGLAESPATAAVAGEGSELSGDAVVTSIGAEEVRAGSSAADEGLDDMLVLFVAEADEDIALMRQALAQLEQEDRLDEGHLEALRRSAHKLKGTAGAVGCPSMSTIAYYIEMLVGSLRDGSVPMMIGLMALVQAMRALEATLQSIVETGQESSTPLTELEADYEALNEFGNVRRTPSESLIALTAADEAALLEEEELAPRSPLREEIARFHLRTRPPRESSSPLPSVLVDAERLKRLVLNSEHLAEQREPLESARRELEAALQELYAAQARLQHLETLLSLNPLSLSEAGRIPPLSLRSLPQQPMSSLVARILEEAEQSGRHVPTHAQQRQRLSILALKARETTSWDEMEVDRYTESDVLLRAFAEAIADVSTASAQVRAAFARLDRVLRRHMDLANRVRGETLLLRSAPLAVLLPRIRRAIRMSADAQRQRVRFEARGETTEVDQDILEALARPLLQLVRYAMITNWSSVHAEDGAEEEQERRVWFYAHAVGNEVSLELGFSTPVRAGALELVQAPIQQLQGAVTAQRNALGGVTFYLTLPRLHGAMHGLLVRTAGQRLVVPFSQVRRIVVERSALEGEGQPASACFPLSAVPLSRLLGLPEMDDGAGEPASPEGERPLLLLQEGLPCEVVAVDEVLGGVELVVRPLAPYLRRPGIMGAAIDGQGNVLLVVDLMRLTPLAVVPDLKRSTAQRGPQGGSPEQAAANAGRTVMIADDSVYIRQSLQQTLQRAGYRVVQARDGMEAWELLLEQPPDVLLLDIEMPHLNGYELLSMIRASSRFASLKIIMLTARSSEKHRRSAQDLGAQAYLTKPSPPEQLLDTIGAVLSEKATAQ
- a CDS encoding chemotaxis protein CheW — encoded protein: MVVPRAGGFLSRSLEALSDEEFWNYARELARMVPAAAHPEEYLECSLSLGQGCCFVSLKALCEVVPPPHRFAVLPASPAWLPGLVAWRGEVIAAVDLPGFLCGSSTVSAGDGMLLVADHPDQPVGLLVPAIGSILSLEYTPLEECEALPVRRELLRGLRGTDPVLDVPALLAEVVHEIERAVTHG